CCGGCTTAATTAGGTACCCCATTAAAACCTTTATCGTTTTATCTTTAATTGGAGGAGCTATTCGTTCTTTAATTATGGGACTGATTGGCTGGCAAGCCAGAGACGCTTACAAGCTTTATGCTGAACGTTTTGAACATTTTGAATCACTGTCTACCCTAATAGTTGGTGTTTTATGTCTTGGAGCCCTTGCTTATTGGTTTTATAAAAAGAAGAAAAAAGAAAAGAAGAGAATAGATCAAGAAGAAAGATAAGAAGAGAATAAATAAAGAAGAAAACAAATAATAAGCAGTAAACAATAGAATAAACAATAAGAAAGAAGAGAATAAATAATAAAAGATAATAAAGGATAATAGAAAATAATAATTAAATCTTAAGTTATGCAGATATGCAGATTTTAGCTGTTATTGCACCCATTGCCGTTTTGTTTTTATCGGTTATTGCCTTTAGACGTTCGGCGTTTTTTTCGGCTACAGCGGCTTTGCTTTGTTTGTGGCTAATTTCCTCTTTCTATTGGTTAATGACTCCCACTAGACTTTTAGCTTCTTCTGCTAAAGGTTTTTTTATTGCTACCGAAATAGCCTTAATTATTTTCGGAGCTCTACTTATTTTTAACCTCCTTAAAAGAGTGGGTTTTTTCTCTTCTTTTAGTCATCTTCTCGCGGGTATCTCCAAAGATTTACGAGTGCAGGTTATTTTAATCGGTTTAACGGTTTCGGCTTTTATTGAAGGAGCTTCCGGTTTTGGTACACCAGCCTTAGTGGTTGTACCTCTTCTTATGTCTTTGGGTTTTGCACCAATTTTGTCTGTTACCTTGGCTTTAATTGGTAATTCTGTGCCGGTAATGTTTGGAGCTGTTGGATTACCGGTAGTGTATGGTCTTGGTTCGGTTTTAAGTTCGGAGCAACTGGTTTTACCTGAGTTTTTAAGAATTATCTCTTTAGTTACTCCTTGGGTGGCGGCTTTAATTGCTTTAATTTTGGTAAGTGTGGCGGTACTTGGTAGGGGAGGAGGGTTTAGAGATATTTTAAAAACAGTGCCTTTTGCTCTTCTAGCTTCGTTAGCTTTTTCCCTACCAACAATTCTAACAGCTCGTTTTTTCGGTCCAGAGTTACCGTCTTTAGTTGGCGGGGGAGTTGGTATAGTTTTAATTATCTTATTGATTCGTTCCCGCGTGGCCTTACCTTCTTTTATACCAGATTATCTAAAAGTTAAGGAAGAAAAAAGAGAGTATAAGAAGATGGGGATCTTGTCTTTTTCTCCATACATTCTTTTAGTACTTCTTTTAGTTTTAAGTCGCTTATTCTTTTCTTCTAATCTACAAAATCTTTGGACTATTAGCTGGCCACAACTTTTCGGGCAAGTTATTAACTACAGTTTTTCACCGTTCTACTCTATCGCCTTTATCATGCTAATTACTTTTATTATATCTTGGTTACTGTTAGATAGAACCCCTAGTGGCTTAACTAAAGATTTAGGTAATTCTTTTACTAAAATAATTAAGCCATACTTTACGTTAATACTGCTTTTAGCTTTTGTGCAGACCCTGATGTTCTCTGGAGATAATTTAAGTGGTTTTGCTTCTATGCCTGAAGCGGCAGCTAAGGCGGCGCAAAGTCTTTTCGGGAGCCTTTGGCCAATACTAGCTCCCTGGCTTGGAGCGATTGGGGCTTTTGTGGTGGGTAGTGCCACCGTTTCAAACTTACTTTTTGCCAATTTTCAATATACTACCGCTTTAGCCGGAGGTTTTAACACCACGGTAATTGTTGCCCTCCAGTCTCTTGGAGCAGCGGCTGGTAATATGATATCTCTTCATAATATCGTAGCCGCCCTAACAGTAGCGGGCTTAGTGGGAGCTGAGTATAAGGTTATACGGAAAACGATTTGGCCGTTAATTATTTACCTTATTTTCCTAGCTATAATTTTTTCAGTAATGAGTCTTTTGGGTATTTTTTAAAGGTAGCTTTATTTAAGTTTTTAATTTAGCGAATTTCTTTTCTTAACGAGGTATCTGTGGTATGATGAAGTAAATGATAACTGTCCAAATGTTGTATAATATATTTAATAAAAACAAGATAAAACAAACACCTCAAATGGTTGAGGTGTTTAATAGTGGGGTAAGTAGTAGGGTAAATATTAGACTAAATGGTAAATTATATAATAATAAGGAATTTATTCCAGGAGCTAATAAAACATCTAAAGCTTTTACCCTCATAGAACTATTGGTAGTTATAGCTATCATAGGGGTATTGTCCACTTTGGTCATAGTAGCTCTGGGTAATTCACGAGCCGGTGCCCGAGATGCTAAAAGATTGAATGATCTAAGATCAATGACTAATGCTTTAGAGCTGTATTATGCAGATC
This genomic window from Patescibacteria group bacterium contains:
- a CDS encoding L-lactate permease, which gives rise to MQILAVIAPIAVLFLSVIAFRRSAFFSATAALLCLWLISSFYWLMTPTRLLASSAKGFFIATEIALIIFGALLIFNLLKRVGFFSSFSHLLAGISKDLRVQVILIGLTVSAFIEGASGFGTPALVVVPLLMSLGFAPILSVTLALIGNSVPVMFGAVGLPVVYGLGSVLSSEQLVLPEFLRIISLVTPWVAALIALILVSVAVLGRGGGFRDILKTVPFALLASLAFSLPTILTARFFGPELPSLVGGGVGIVLIILLIRSRVALPSFIPDYLKVKEEKREYKKMGILSFSPYILLVLLLVLSRLFFSSNLQNLWTISWPQLFGQVINYSFSPFYSIAFIMLITFIISWLLLDRTPSGLTKDLGNSFTKIIKPYFTLILLLAFVQTLMFSGDNLSGFASMPEAAAKAAQSLFGSLWPILAPWLGAIGAFVVGSATVSNLLFANFQYTTALAGGFNTTVIVALQSLGAAAGNMISLHNIVAALTVAGLVGAEYKVIRKTIWPLIIYLIFLAIIFSVMSLLGIF